Proteins co-encoded in one Streptomyces sp. JH34 genomic window:
- a CDS encoding PP2C family protein-serine/threonine phosphatase translates to MERPGAMERSLREAAPHEIFDVIRSQIERRHHARAVELLMVDYAMTKLQPVGTLPHTRPPVSVHESAPGRAFGSQEPHCVYDDAASEVTVHVPLSVRGDRLGVLSVTLEAGEDGLAKNVVEELQQCADGLAHEVVVAERDTDLFLQARRAERLTLAAEMQWQLLPGRSCSRPEYSLGAQLEPAYAIFGDSFDWSGSADDLFLTVSNGMGEGIDAALLTNLAINALRNARRAGLSLSDQAYLADQAIYGQYGGDRYTSTLLLRFHLPTGDVEIIDAGSPRVWRVRAGVVEPIELEAQMPLGMFEDTNYVPQHFTVEPGDRLLFISDGVYDALSPGGEKYSLRALAGSITSTRLLPAPQVPRAMLQELLGHRGSGPAADDSLVMCLDWHGRPAADRTHGDAPSG, encoded by the coding sequence ATGGAGAGACCCGGAGCGATGGAACGTTCTCTGCGGGAGGCCGCGCCTCATGAGATTTTCGACGTGATCCGTTCCCAGATCGAGCGGCGCCATCACGCCAGGGCGGTGGAGTTGCTGATGGTCGACTACGCCATGACGAAACTGCAGCCCGTCGGCACGCTGCCGCACACCCGCCCACCGGTATCGGTGCACGAGAGCGCTCCGGGCCGTGCGTTCGGCTCCCAGGAGCCCCACTGCGTCTACGACGACGCGGCGTCCGAGGTGACGGTGCACGTGCCGCTCAGCGTCCGGGGAGACCGGCTCGGGGTCCTGAGCGTCACCCTGGAGGCCGGCGAGGACGGACTGGCGAAGAACGTCGTCGAGGAGCTCCAGCAGTGCGCCGACGGTCTGGCGCACGAAGTGGTCGTCGCGGAACGGGACACCGATCTCTTCCTGCAGGCGCGCCGGGCCGAGCGGCTGACCCTGGCCGCCGAGATGCAGTGGCAGCTGCTCCCGGGACGCTCCTGCTCCCGGCCCGAGTACAGCCTCGGCGCCCAGCTGGAACCCGCGTACGCCATCTTCGGGGACAGCTTCGACTGGTCGGGCTCGGCCGACGACCTGTTCCTGACCGTCAGCAACGGCATGGGCGAGGGCATCGACGCAGCCCTGCTGACCAATCTCGCGATCAACGCCCTGCGCAACGCCCGGCGCGCCGGCCTCAGCCTCAGCGATCAGGCGTACCTCGCCGACCAGGCGATCTACGGGCAGTACGGCGGGGACCGCTACACGTCGACCCTGCTGCTCCGGTTCCACCTCCCGACCGGTGACGTGGAGATCATCGACGCCGGTTCACCCCGCGTGTGGAGGGTGCGGGCGGGGGTGGTCGAGCCGATCGAACTGGAGGCGCAGATGCCTCTGGGCATGTTCGAGGACACCAACTACGTCCCCCAGCACTTCACCGTGGAACCCGGGGACCGCCTGCTCTTCATCAGCGACGGCGTCTACGACGCACTGTCACCCGGCGGCGAGAAGTACAGCCTTCGCGCGCTGGCCGGATCGATCACCAGCACACGTCTGCTGCCCGCACCGCAGGTGCCCCGGGCGATGCTGCAGGAGCTGCTGGGCCATCGCGGCTCCGGCCCCGCCGCGGACGATTCCCTGGTGATGTGCCTGGACTGGCACGGCAGGCCCGCCGCGGACCGAACGCACGGGGACGCCCCGTCCGGATGA
- the gcvH gene encoding glycine cleavage system protein GcvH, producing MSNPQQLRYSKEHEWLSALEDGVATVGITEFAANALGDVVFAQLPEVGDTVTAGETCGELESTKSVSDLYSPVTGEVTAANQDVVDDPSLVNSAPFEGGWLFKVRVAEEPNDLLSADEYTAFSGN from the coding sequence ATGAGCAACCCCCAGCAGCTGCGGTACAGCAAGGAGCACGAGTGGCTGTCGGCCCTCGAGGACGGTGTGGCCACGGTCGGTATCACCGAGTTCGCGGCCAACGCGCTCGGTGACGTCGTCTTCGCCCAGCTCCCGGAGGTCGGCGACACGGTGACCGCGGGCGAGACCTGCGGTGAGCTGGAGTCGACCAAGTCGGTCAGCGACCTGTACTCGCCGGTGACCGGCGAGGTGACCGCGGCCAACCAGGACGTCGTGGACGACCCGTCGCTGGTGAACTCCGCTCCCTTCGAGGGCGGCTGGCTGTTCAAGGTGCGCGTCGCGGAGGAGCCGAACGACCTTCTCTCCGCCGACGAGTACACCGCGTTCTCCGGCAACTGA
- a CDS encoding AAA family ATPase yields the protein MTLQRYATTAGAASGAMPQQSGVPARELSDGQAPVVRDLRGVGGPGPRGLDFAPGDVVVVSGLPGSGKSTLIRRTAREHAIDSQDTRDRWEAALPALLPYALYRPLVRAAHYAGLLRTLRSGGPVVVHDCGTQAWVRRWLAREARRRGSALHLVLLDVTPQVARQGQRERGRGVSGYAFARHRRAVGRLLRDTESGLLPPGCASAVLLDRETAAAIVLISFAEPPAPPA from the coding sequence ATGACGTTGCAGCGCTACGCGACCACCGCGGGGGCGGCGAGCGGTGCGATGCCCCAGCAGTCCGGCGTGCCCGCGCGGGAGCTGTCGGACGGGCAGGCGCCGGTGGTGCGTGATCTGCGGGGCGTGGGCGGTCCGGGACCGCGCGGCCTGGACTTCGCGCCGGGGGACGTGGTGGTGGTCTCCGGGCTGCCCGGCAGCGGGAAGTCCACGCTGATCCGGCGCACGGCCCGGGAGCACGCGATCGACTCCCAGGACACCAGGGACCGCTGGGAGGCGGCCCTGCCCGCCTTACTCCCGTACGCCCTCTACCGTCCCCTGGTGCGCGCCGCGCACTACGCGGGGCTGTTGCGCACCCTGCGCTCGGGCGGACCGGTCGTCGTGCACGACTGCGGCACGCAGGCCTGGGTGCGGCGCTGGCTGGCGCGTGAGGCCCGGCGCAGGGGCAGTGCCCTCCACCTCGTGCTGCTCGACGTCACCCCCCAGGTCGCAAGACAGGGGCAGCGGGAGCGTGGCCGTGGGGTGTCCGGCTACGCCTTCGCCCGGCACCGGCGGGCGGTCGGCCGGCTGCTGCGCGACACCGAGAGCGGGCTGCTGCCACCGGGATGCGCCTCGGCGGTGCTGCTCGACCGGGAGACGGCGGCGGCGATCGTCCTGATCTCGTTCGCGGAGCCGCCGGCCCCTCCGGCCTAG
- a CDS encoding L-serine ammonia-lyase, with the protein MALSVFDLFSVGIGPSSSHTVGPMRAARMFARRLKNEGLLVHTASVRAELYGSLGATGHGHGTPKAVLLGLEGESPRTVDVEGADARVEEIRASGRISLLGVHDIPFDADEQLVLHRRKALPYHANGMTVGAYDRDGAPLLEKTYYSVGGGFVVDEDAVAGENPIVPDDTVLKHPFRTGDELLRLARETGLSISSLMLENEKAWRTEDEIRAGLLEIWRVMQACISRGMSREGILPGGLKVRRRAANSARQLRAEGAPQTHAMEWITLYAMAVNEENAAGGRVVTAPTNGAAGIIPAVLHYWMNFAAGGCTAAEKEDGVVRFLLAAGAIGMLFKENASISGAEVGCQGEVGSACSMAAGALAEVLGGSPEQVENAAEIGMEHNLGLTCDPVGGLVQIPCIERNGMAAVKAVTAARMALRGDGSHKVSLDKVIKTMKDTGADMSVKYKETARGGLAVNIIEC; encoded by the coding sequence GTGGCCCTCTCGGTCTTCGACCTCTTCTCGGTCGGCATCGGCCCGTCCAGTTCCCACACGGTCGGCCCGATGCGCGCGGCCCGCATGTTCGCCCGCCGGCTCAAGAACGAGGGCCTGCTGGTCCACACCGCGTCGGTCCGCGCCGAGCTGTACGGCTCGCTCGGCGCGACGGGCCACGGACACGGCACGCCCAAGGCCGTCCTGCTCGGTCTGGAGGGCGAGTCGCCCCGAACGGTCGACGTCGAGGGCGCCGACGCCCGTGTCGAGGAGATCCGCGCCTCGGGCCGCATCAGCCTCCTGGGCGTGCACGACATACCGTTCGACGCCGACGAGCAGCTGGTCCTGCACCGGCGCAAGGCGCTGCCGTACCACGCCAACGGGATGACCGTCGGCGCGTACGACCGTGACGGCGCCCCGCTGCTGGAGAAGACCTACTACTCGGTGGGCGGCGGCTTCGTCGTGGACGAGGACGCCGTGGCCGGCGAGAACCCGATCGTCCCGGACGACACGGTCCTGAAGCATCCCTTCCGCACCGGCGACGAGCTGCTGCGGCTCGCCCGGGAGACCGGTCTGTCCATCTCCTCCCTCATGCTGGAGAACGAGAAGGCCTGGCGGACCGAGGACGAGATCCGGGCCGGCCTGCTGGAGATCTGGCGCGTCATGCAGGCCTGCATCTCACGCGGCATGTCCCGGGAGGGCATCCTGCCCGGCGGCCTGAAGGTCCGCCGCCGCGCCGCGAACTCGGCCAGGCAGCTGCGCGCCGAGGGCGCCCCCCAGACGCACGCGATGGAGTGGATCACCCTCTACGCGATGGCCGTCAACGAGGAGAACGCCGCCGGAGGCCGCGTCGTCACCGCCCCCACGAACGGCGCGGCGGGCATCATCCCCGCCGTCCTGCACTACTGGATGAACTTCGCGGCGGGCGGCTGCACCGCGGCCGAGAAGGAGGACGGCGTCGTGCGCTTCCTGCTGGCCGCCGGCGCCATCGGCATGCTGTTCAAGGAGAACGCCTCCATCTCCGGCGCCGAGGTCGGCTGCCAGGGCGAGGTCGGCTCCGCCTGCTCGATGGCCGCGGGCGCCCTCGCCGAGGTCCTGGGCGGCTCCCCCGAGCAGGTGGAGAACGCAGCCGAGATCGGCATGGAGCACAACCTGGGCCTGACCTGCGACCCGGTCGGCGGCCTCGTCCAGATCCCCTGCATCGAGCGCAACGGGATGGCGGCGGTCAAGGCCGTCACGGCGGCCCGGATGGCGCTGCGCGGCGACGGCAGCCACAAGGTCTCCCTCGACAAGGTCATCAAGACCATGAAGGACACGGGCGCCGACATGAGCGTGAAGTACAAGGAGACCGCCCGCGGCGGGCTCGCGGTGAACATCATCGAGTGCTGA
- the glyA gene encoding serine hydroxymethyltransferase, with product MSLLNSSLHELDPDVAAAVDAELHRQQSTLEMIASENFAPVAVMEAQGSVLTNKYAEGYPGRRYYGGCEHVDVVEQIAIDRIKALFGAEAANVQPHSGAQANAAAMFALLKPGDTIMGLNLAHGGHLTHGMKINFSGKLYDVVPYHVDDTGVVDMAEVERLAKESKPKLIVAGWSAYPRQLDFAAFRRIADEVGAYLMVDMAHFAGLVAAGLHPNPVPHAHVVTTTTHKTLGGPRGGVILSTQELAKKINSAVFPGQQGGPLEHVIAAKAVSFKVAAGEEFKERQQRTLDGARILAERLVQPDVTEVGVSVLSGGTDVHLVLVDLRNSELDGQQAEDRLHELGITVNRNAVPNDPRPPMVTSGLRIGTPALATRGFQAEDFAEVAEIIAAALKPAYDADALKARVTALAEKFPLYPGLK from the coding sequence ATGTCGCTTCTCAACTCCTCCCTCCACGAGCTGGACCCGGACGTCGCCGCAGCCGTCGACGCCGAGCTCCACCGCCAGCAGTCCACCCTCGAGATGATCGCCTCGGAGAACTTCGCTCCGGTCGCGGTCATGGAGGCGCAGGGCTCCGTCCTCACGAACAAGTACGCCGAGGGCTACCCCGGCCGCCGCTACTACGGTGGCTGCGAGCACGTCGACGTGGTCGAGCAGATCGCGATCGACCGCATCAAGGCGCTCTTCGGCGCCGAGGCCGCGAACGTCCAGCCGCACTCGGGTGCGCAGGCCAACGCCGCCGCGATGTTCGCGCTGCTGAAGCCGGGCGACACGATCATGGGTCTCAACCTGGCCCACGGCGGTCACCTGACCCACGGCATGAAGATCAACTTCTCCGGCAAGCTCTACGACGTGGTCCCGTACCACGTCGACGACACCGGCGTCGTGGACATGGCCGAGGTCGAGCGCCTCGCCAAGGAGTCGAAGCCGAAGCTCATCGTGGCCGGCTGGTCCGCCTACCCGCGCCAGCTGGACTTCGCCGCCTTCCGCCGCATCGCGGACGAGGTCGGCGCGTACCTGATGGTCGACATGGCGCACTTCGCGGGCCTGGTCGCCGCCGGTCTGCACCCCAACCCGGTGCCGCACGCCCACGTCGTCACGACCACCACGCACAAGACGCTGGGCGGTCCGCGCGGTGGCGTGATCCTGTCGACGCAGGAGCTCGCCAAGAAGATCAACTCGGCGGTCTTCCCCGGTCAGCAGGGCGGCCCGCTGGAGCACGTGATCGCGGCCAAGGCGGTCTCCTTCAAGGTCGCGGCGGGCGAGGAGTTCAAGGAGCGCCAGCAGCGCACCCTGGACGGTGCCCGCATCCTGGCCGAGCGCCTGGTGCAGCCGGACGTCACCGAGGTGGGCGTCTCCGTGCTCTCCGGCGGTACGGACGTCCACCTGGTCCTGGTCGACCTGCGCAACTCCGAGCTGGACGGCCAGCAGGCCGAGGACCGGCTCCACGAGCTGGGCATCACGGTCAACCGGAACGCCGTCCCGAACGACCCGCGGCCCCCGATGGTCACCTCCGGCCTGCGCATCGGCACGCCGGCGCTGGCCACCCGCGGCTTCCAGGCCGAGGACTTCGCCGAGGTCGCCGAGATCATCGCGGCCGCGCTGAAGCCCGCGTACGACGCGGACGCCCTCAAGGCCCGTGTGACCGCGCTTGCGGAGAAGTTCCCGCTGTACCCCGGCCTCAAGTAG
- a CDS encoding MarR family transcriptional regulator: MHKVPTTAHQHVSPVVPEIGEVLELLEIAWERGRDALGTAPLSAAQTRVMYIIEREPGINLSALGRRLSAAAPSVTRLCDRLQAAGFLRRFPHPHNRREVQVELTDAGVTHLRAIRHRREEALRQAMSRMPLDTQLALATGLRALCDVAGEPEPVGTRLRRETA, from the coding sequence ATGCACAAGGTCCCCACCACCGCTCATCAGCACGTCTCCCCCGTCGTGCCCGAGATCGGAGAGGTCCTGGAACTCCTGGAAATTGCCTGGGAACGCGGCCGGGACGCCCTCGGCACCGCGCCGCTCTCCGCCGCCCAGACCCGTGTGATGTACATCATCGAACGCGAACCCGGCATCAACCTGAGCGCGCTGGGCCGCCGCCTCTCCGCGGCCGCGCCGTCCGTGACCCGCCTCTGCGACCGCCTGCAGGCCGCCGGCTTCCTCCGCCGGTTCCCGCACCCCCACAACCGCCGCGAGGTCCAGGTGGAACTCACCGACGCCGGCGTGACGCACCTGCGCGCCATCAGGCACCGCCGGGAGGAAGCGCTCCGCCAGGCGATGAGCCGCATGCCCCTCGATACCCAGCTGGCACTCGCCACCGGCCTCCGGGCACTGTGCGACGTGGCCGGCGAACCCGAACCCGTCGGGACCCGTCTTCGCCGGGAGACCGCCTGA
- the gcvT gene encoding glycine cleavage system aminomethyltransferase GcvT: MSTAPRLTALDALHRSLGATMTDFAGWDMPLRYASERDEHNAVRTRAGLFDLSHMGEIAVTGPQAAAFLNYALVGNIATVGEGRARYTMIVAEDGGILDDLIVYRLAGTEFMVVANAGNAQLVLDTLTARAEGFDAEVRDDRDAYALLAVQGPDSPAVLKAVTDADLDGLKYYAGLPGTVAGVPALIARTGYTGEDGFELFVAPEHAEQLWKALTEAGAPYGLIPCGLSCRDTLRLEAGMPLYGHELTTALTPFDAGLGRVVKFEKEGDFVGREALSAAADRAEAAPPRKLVGLIAEGRRVPRAGYPVVADGKVVGEVTSGAPSPTLGKPIAMAYVDAAHAAPGTEGVGVDIRGTHEPYEVVALPFYKRRK; the protein is encoded by the coding sequence ATGAGCACTGCCCCCCGTCTCACCGCCCTGGATGCCCTGCATCGGTCCCTGGGCGCGACCATGACCGACTTCGCCGGCTGGGACATGCCGCTGCGGTACGCCAGCGAGCGCGACGAGCACAACGCCGTGCGTACCCGGGCCGGACTGTTCGACCTGTCGCACATGGGCGAGATCGCCGTCACCGGCCCGCAGGCGGCCGCCTTCCTCAACTACGCGCTGGTCGGCAACATCGCCACCGTCGGCGAGGGCAGGGCCCGCTACACGATGATCGTCGCGGAGGACGGCGGGATCCTGGACGACCTGATCGTCTACCGCCTGGCCGGCACCGAGTTCATGGTCGTCGCCAACGCGGGCAACGCCCAGCTGGTCCTGGACACCCTGACCGCACGCGCCGAGGGCTTCGACGCCGAGGTGCGGGACGACCGCGACGCGTACGCGCTGCTCGCCGTCCAGGGCCCGGACTCGCCCGCCGTGCTCAAGGCGGTCACGGACGCCGACCTGGACGGACTGAAGTACTACGCCGGGCTCCCCGGGACGGTCGCCGGCGTCCCCGCGCTCATCGCCCGGACCGGCTACACGGGTGAGGACGGCTTCGAGCTCTTCGTGGCCCCCGAGCACGCCGAGCAGCTGTGGAAGGCCCTGACGGAGGCCGGCGCGCCGTACGGCCTGATCCCGTGCGGGCTCTCCTGCCGTGACACGCTCCGCCTGGAGGCGGGCATGCCGCTCTACGGGCACGAGCTGACCACCGCGCTGACGCCCTTCGACGCGGGTCTGGGGCGAGTCGTGAAGTTCGAGAAGGAGGGCGACTTCGTCGGCCGCGAGGCGCTGTCCGCCGCCGCGGACCGCGCGGAGGCCGCCCCGCCGCGCAAGCTCGTCGGCCTGATCGCCGAGGGCCGCCGGGTGCCGCGCGCCGGTTACCCCGTCGTGGCCGACGGGAAGGTCGTCGGCGAGGTCACCTCGGGTGCCCCGTCGCCCACCCTGGGCAAGCCGATCGCCATGGCCTACGTGGACGCGGCGCACGCCGCGCCCGGCACCGAGGGTGTCGGCGTCGACATCCGGGGCACGCACGAGCCGTACGAGGTCGTGGCGCTGCCCTTCTACAAGCGCCGTAAGTGA